Proteins encoded together in one Prevotella scopos JCM 17725 window:
- a CDS encoding outer membrane beta-barrel family protein, with protein sequence MWNKSILLLTACISATALSAQNTTKTDSTKTQKLEEVVVAQRRQLIKNDIDKLTYDVQHDKTAQTKTTLEILKKIPLVTVDGQENIRVQGSTSFKVYRNGHPDPSLSGQNLKDILKAIPASTIKRIEVITDPGAKYDAEGTTAILNIVMMSNTKLQGISGNVNSNIDSYGSVRLGTYLTTKVGKLTTSVNYNYANQNKNQTENYRDKVYNYVKTGEQRREYGNNHTGAKIHFGNINASYEIDSLNLMTASTNFFGYKTDANTQSTNELWNKNNQLIYKFNNDMTTPGYSYLNLGGRLDYQHKTHLDGEVLTISYMLAATRSHSTFRQAYSNMVNFPVSYTSYDRNTRERFTEHTFQIDYVRPFGKHHKIESGTKYILRYNNSTSLMDYQGTTPDMESKFKHNAQVAAAYLSYILTAGKWAARAGLRYELTHMKASYPDGSNADFHTNLNDWVPSASLQYKISDGQTLKLSYNTSINRPGIGYLNPAVISTPTTESFGNANLGSSRNQKLQLEYMLVAPKFTLQLNPYYSFTNNGIAHIMYEQNHKNVYTYQNILKSKVFGISSYTEWTPFTGTSFTLNASMRYARITLPTPYLKNSGCGGGIYFNWEQKIPWKLTLSTSIGGEYGNRVYNPYAIEGHWFYYDFTLTRRFLKDKLTVSLSAESPFIKERSSTYRIVQGDYTGYERAVMKPKCFGIRLSWNFGKLKASVKKAERSIQNDDLVGGGKK encoded by the coding sequence ATGTGGAATAAATCAATACTATTACTCACTGCTTGCATCTCTGCAACAGCCCTATCAGCCCAGAACACAACTAAAACAGACTCCACAAAGACACAGAAGTTGGAGGAAGTCGTCGTAGCACAAAGGCGCCAGCTTATCAAGAATGATATTGACAAGCTAACCTATGACGTGCAGCATGACAAGACTGCACAGACGAAGACGACCTTAGAAATACTCAAGAAAATACCCCTTGTCACCGTTGACGGACAAGAAAACATCAGGGTTCAAGGCTCTACAAGTTTTAAGGTGTATAGGAACGGTCATCCTGACCCAAGTCTTTCTGGGCAGAACCTTAAGGATATTCTCAAGGCAATACCTGCTTCTACGATCAAAAGGATTGAGGTTATCACTGATCCCGGTGCCAAGTATGATGCTGAAGGGACTACAGCTATCCTCAACATCGTTATGATGAGCAATACTAAACTACAAGGAATATCAGGCAATGTGAACTCGAATATTGACTCTTATGGCTCTGTAAGACTTGGTACTTATCTGACCACAAAGGTGGGAAAACTTACGACATCCGTCAATTATAACTATGCAAACCAAAACAAGAACCAGACAGAAAATTATAGAGATAAAGTCTATAACTACGTAAAAACAGGCGAGCAAAGACGTGAATATGGAAACAATCATACTGGTGCAAAAATACATTTCGGCAATATCAATGCCAGTTACGAGATTGATTCACTCAACCTGATGACCGCATCAACCAATTTCTTCGGCTATAAAACCGATGCTAACACACAGAGCACGAATGAACTATGGAACAAGAATAACCAACTGATTTACAAATTCAATAATGATATGACCACACCGGGTTACTCATATCTTAATCTTGGAGGACGTTTGGACTATCAACATAAGACTCATTTAGATGGAGAAGTGCTTACAATCTCTTATATGCTGGCTGCCACACGATCGCACTCTACATTCCGTCAAGCATATAGCAATATGGTAAACTTCCCTGTCAGCTATACAAGTTACGACCGGAACACCCGTGAACGCTTCACGGAACATACCTTCCAGATTGACTATGTACGACCCTTTGGAAAACACCACAAGATAGAAAGTGGAACGAAATATATTCTTCGCTACAACAACAGTACGTCATTAATGGACTATCAAGGGACTACACCTGACATGGAAAGCAAGTTCAAGCATAACGCACAAGTAGCAGCTGCATACCTGTCATATATCCTCACCGCTGGTAAATGGGCTGCCCGTGCAGGCTTAAGATATGAACTTACCCACATGAAAGCATCCTATCCTGATGGTAGTAATGCTGATTTCCACACTAATCTCAATGACTGGGTACCATCAGCAAGCCTACAATACAAGATTAGTGATGGACAAACGCTGAAATTAAGCTATAACACCAGCATCAACAGACCCGGCATCGGCTATCTTAATCCAGCCGTAATCAGTACGCCAACAACAGAATCCTTTGGTAATGCAAACTTAGGAAGCAGCCGTAACCAAAAGCTACAACTTGAATATATGCTGGTTGCACCAAAATTCACATTGCAACTTAATCCCTATTATTCATTTACCAACAATGGTATCGCTCACATCATGTATGAGCAGAACCACAAAAATGTCTATACGTATCAGAACATACTGAAAAGCAAAGTCTTTGGTATTTCATCCTACACAGAATGGACTCCTTTCACCGGAACATCGTTTACACTCAATGCTTCCATGCGTTATGCCCGAATCACCTTACCCACACCTTATCTCAAGAACAGCGGATGCGGTGGTGGTATCTACTTTAATTGGGAGCAGAAAATACCATGGAAATTAACGTTGTCAACCAGTATTGGAGGTGAATATGGCAACAGAGTTTACAACCCGTATGCCATTGAAGGGCACTGGTTCTATTATGATTTTACATTGACTCGTCGCTTCCTTAAAGACAAACTAACAGTATCTTTGTCAGCAGAATCGCCTTTCATCAAAGAAAGATCAAGTACTTATCGTATTGTTCAAGGCGATTATACTGGTTATGAACGTGCTGTTATGAAACCTAAATGCTTTGGAATCCGTCTTTCATGGAACTTTGGTAAGTTAAAAGCAAGCGTCAAGAAGGCAGAACGAAGCATTCAGAATGATGACTTAGTAGGCGGAGGAAAGAAGTAG
- a CDS encoding sensor histidine kinase: MKVLEEIKKYCLSRYNLSVLGAQVGIYALLVSIWSLVIMLLEHDVNAAKDSMCINAFVLFLLLIVFMVNFYVLVPYLFEAKNKVKHWAFWIINLLFIVLWNHHIFSIYNADLPNAPIRIGFYQFGVMWMILNYTMVVAAIFVRYYIRHNTLQRQLREEKQKMTEAELAWLKNQLNPHFLFNTLNNIASLTQTSPNNAQKAIGQLSELLRYALYETQPKEVSLNGEIAFIKNYINLMTLRSGSNVEIKSQFIIHNSQLLIAPLVFLTPVENAFKHGISANKPSFIHISITEDNGKIVFLCENSNYPKNDTDKSGKGIGLENMYRRLELIYPDRYHIEQRITPEVYHLKIIIKP; encoded by the coding sequence ATGAAGGTATTGGAGGAAATAAAGAAGTATTGCCTGAGTCGCTACAACCTGTCTGTCCTTGGCGCACAGGTAGGTATTTATGCGCTCTTGGTTTCCATCTGGTCATTGGTCATTATGTTGCTTGAACACGATGTCAATGCAGCCAAGGATTCAATGTGTATCAATGCCTTCGTACTCTTCTTGTTACTGATTGTCTTCATGGTAAACTTCTATGTGCTTGTGCCTTATCTCTTTGAAGCAAAGAACAAGGTAAAGCACTGGGCATTCTGGATAATCAACCTACTGTTTATCGTTCTTTGGAATCACCACATTTTCAGCATTTATAATGCCGATTTACCCAATGCTCCAATACGAATAGGATTCTATCAGTTTGGGGTTATGTGGATGATTCTCAACTATACAATGGTGGTTGCAGCCATCTTTGTGCGTTATTATATCCGTCATAACACACTACAAAGGCAGCTAAGAGAAGAGAAACAGAAGATGACGGAAGCAGAATTAGCATGGCTAAAGAACCAGCTAAACCCACACTTCCTCTTCAACACGCTCAATAACATTGCTTCCCTTACCCAGACAAGTCCTAACAATGCTCAAAAGGCAATTGGCCAGTTATCTGAACTCCTACGCTATGCACTCTACGAGACACAGCCTAAGGAGGTGAGCCTTAATGGTGAGATAGCCTTTATCAAGAACTATATCAATCTGATGACGCTACGGTCAGGCAGCAATGTAGAGATAAAGAGCCAATTCATCATCCACAACTCACAATTGCTCATTGCGCCATTGGTATTCCTAACACCTGTTGAGAATGCCTTTAAGCATGGTATAAGTGCCAATAAACCATCGTTTATCCACATCTCCATCACGGAAGATAATGGTAAGATAGTCTTTCTCTGTGAGAACAGTAACTATCCAAAAAATGACACTGACAAGAGCGGAAAGGGCATCGGATTAGAGAATATGTACCGCCGTTTAGAACTGATTTATCCTGATAGGTATCACATCGAACAGCGTATTACTCCAGAGGTTTACCACCTCAAGATTATTATTAAGCCGTAA
- a CDS encoding NAD(P)H-binding protein: MRAIILGATGAIGKDLVQELINDDTIEQIAIFVRRDPGINNEKVTTHIVNFDQSDEWRLSVQGDVVFSCMGTTRKAAKSKENQYKIDYTYQYNFAKIAAEQGVPSFVLVSAAMANANSPFFYTRIKGELEEAIKELPFQHISILRPPALIRKNTTRSSEKLSVSILQFFNQIGLLQSQRPMKTEVVAHCMVELAKTEKSGVFEPKDIFKIGER, translated from the coding sequence ATGAGAGCAATAATATTAGGAGCTACTGGCGCAATAGGTAAAGACCTTGTCCAAGAGCTTATCAATGATGATACTATCGAACAGATAGCTATCTTCGTCAGAAGAGACCCAGGCATAAATAACGAAAAGGTAACAACACATATTGTAAACTTCGACCAGTCGGATGAGTGGAGACTCTCTGTTCAAGGCGATGTCGTATTCTCTTGTATGGGAACAACGCGCAAAGCAGCTAAGTCAAAGGAGAATCAATACAAGATAGATTATACCTATCAATACAATTTTGCTAAGATAGCAGCAGAGCAGGGTGTACCATCTTTTGTCTTAGTATCGGCTGCTATGGCTAATGCCAACTCACCTTTCTTCTATACAAGAATAAAAGGTGAATTAGAAGAAGCTATCAAAGAGCTTCCTTTCCAGCATATCTCCATCCTTCGTCCACCTGCATTAATTCGTAAGAATACTACAAGAAGCTCTGAGAAACTGTCTGTTTCTATACTGCAATTCTTCAATCAAATAGGACTCTTACAGAGCCAACGTCCAATGAAGACAGAAGTCGTTGCGCATTGTATGGTTGAACTTGCAAAAACAGAGAAGTCAGG
- a CDS encoding membrane protein, whose amino-acid sequence MNEKNIILTARVVSMVLTPFYLPVVGILAIFTFSYLSMFPWQAKFSYVFLVYAFTVLIPTLLIHLYRQYHGWTLIQLGQRERRMIPYVISILCYFTCFYIMNILHLPHILTSILMVALVIQILCAIINVWWKISTHTAAIGGVTGSLIAFSLLFNFNPMWWLCLTLTVSGLVGSSRMILRQHSLEQVTSGFFLGLICSFFTIIIV is encoded by the coding sequence ATGAACGAAAAGAATATTATATTAACAGCAAGGGTCGTGAGTATGGTTCTCACACCATTCTATTTACCCGTTGTGGGCATATTGGCTATCTTTACATTTAGCTATCTTAGTATGTTCCCATGGCAGGCAAAGTTCTCGTATGTCTTTTTGGTTTATGCCTTCACAGTTCTTATCCCTACCTTACTCATCCATCTTTACCGTCAATACCACGGCTGGACACTGATACAATTAGGGCAGCGAGAGCGAAGAATGATTCCCTACGTGATTTCTATTCTCTGCTACTTTACATGCTTCTACATCATGAACATCTTGCACCTACCTCACATACTGACATCAATTCTTATGGTGGCATTGGTGATACAGATTCTCTGTGCTATCATCAACGTGTGGTGGAAGATATCTACGCATACGGCAGCTATTGGTGGTGTGACGGGGTCGCTGATTGCCTTTTCGCTGCTGTTCAACTTCAATCCGATGTGGTGGCTTTGTCTGACACTCACTGTTTCAGGCTTGGTTGGTAGCAGTAGGATGATTCTCAGACAACACTCATTAGAGCAGGTGACATCCGGATTCTTCTTGGGTCTTATCTGTTCGTTCTTTACGATTATCATCGTATAG
- the rpoN gene encoding RNA polymerase factor sigma-54, whose protein sequence is MAQEQVQIQTQKQQQVQRLSQQQMLQVKLLEMPLTELEESVNAELDDNPALEAGGEETDSIDNNDTVEHSEDDDFDTLQEREERQDALDSALERMRSDDDLPTYDSRQQRNNAEYEEIVYGDTTSFIDKLNEQVGERELTERQKSILEYLIGSLDDDGLLRKDLDSISDELAIYYGIDASTKELEEVLKILQDFDPAGIGARNLQECLLLQIDRKVENGEWERNGHLYKYIHTILTHYFEAFTKKHWDKIQSALSLSDLQVEALQREIRKLNPKPGSSMGETQGRNVQQITPDFIVDTEDDGTVTFTLNHGNLPELHVSQTFNDMLDTYRNNKAGMNRQEKEALLYIKEKVDKAQGFIEAIKQRRHTLQITMKAIIDIQRKFFQDGDEADLRPMILKDIADRTGLDISTISRVSNIKYAQTRWGTFPLRFFFTDSYTTEDGEEMSTRKIKLALKEVIDQEDKRKPLSDDTLAKVMKEKGFPIARRTVAKYREQLGLPVARLRKE, encoded by the coding sequence ATGGCACAGGAACAAGTACAAATTCAGACCCAGAAACAACAACAAGTGCAGCGTCTCTCACAACAGCAGATGCTGCAAGTAAAGTTGTTGGAGATGCCACTGACAGAATTAGAGGAAAGTGTCAATGCCGAACTCGATGATAATCCTGCCTTAGAAGCAGGAGGGGAGGAGACCGATAGCATTGATAACAACGATACTGTAGAGCATTCAGAAGACGATGATTTCGACACGTTGCAGGAGCGTGAGGAGCGACAAGATGCGCTCGACTCGGCATTAGAGCGTATGCGTTCGGATGATGATCTTCCTACATACGATTCAAGACAGCAACGAAATAATGCTGAATATGAGGAGATTGTGTATGGAGACACAACTTCCTTCATTGATAAACTCAATGAGCAGGTGGGAGAAAGAGAGCTTACTGAACGGCAGAAGAGTATCTTGGAGTATCTTATCGGTAGTCTTGATGATGACGGACTCTTGCGAAAAGACCTCGATAGTATCAGCGATGAGTTGGCTATCTACTATGGGATTGACGCATCTACTAAGGAATTAGAAGAGGTACTGAAGATTCTGCAGGACTTTGACCCAGCTGGTATCGGTGCAAGAAACTTGCAAGAATGTCTCCTCCTGCAGATAGACCGTAAGGTTGAGAATGGAGAATGGGAGCGCAACGGACATCTGTACAAGTATATCCATACCATCCTTACTCATTATTTTGAAGCTTTCACTAAAAAACACTGGGACAAGATTCAAAGCGCTCTCTCACTATCCGACCTACAAGTAGAAGCACTTCAACGCGAGATTCGGAAGCTGAATCCAAAGCCAGGCTCATCCATGGGCGAGACGCAAGGACGTAACGTACAACAGATAACACCCGACTTTATCGTTGATACGGAAGATGATGGTACGGTGACATTCACCTTAAACCATGGTAATCTGCCAGAGCTCCACGTCTCACAAACCTTCAATGACATGCTGGATACTTACCGCAACAACAAAGCCGGTATGAACCGACAGGAGAAGGAAGCACTGCTCTATATAAAAGAAAAGGTTGACAAGGCACAAGGCTTCATCGAAGCGATAAAGCAAAGACGCCATACGCTACAGATAACGATGAAGGCTATTATCGACATACAACGGAAGTTCTTCCAAGATGGAGATGAGGCAGACCTCAGACCTATGATTCTCAAAGATATTGCCGACCGAACAGGACTGGATATCTCAACCATATCACGTGTGAGCAACATCAAGTATGCACAGACACGATGGGGTACCTTCCCACTACGTTTCTTCTTTACTGACAGCTATACTACGGAGGATGGTGAGGAGATGTCAACACGTAAAATCAAGTTGGCACTCAAAGAAGTTATCGACCAAGAGGATAAACGTAAGCCGCTCAGTGATGATACACTTGCTAAGGTGATGAAAGAAAAAGGATTCCCCATAGCACGTCGCACAGTAGCCAAGTATCGCGAACAGCTTGGATTACCTGTTGCAAGACTTAGGAAAGAGTGA
- a CDS encoding 4-hydroxy-3-methylbut-2-en-1-yl diphosphate synthase has protein sequence MIDLFNFERRKTSVTHVGALNIGGENPVRVQSMTTTSTDDTEGSVAQAKRIIDAGGELVRLTTQGKREAENLKNINAQLRADNYMTPLCADVHFNANVADVAALYAEKVRINPGNYVDPARTFKKLEYTDEEYAQELQKIEDRLVPFINICKENHTAVRIGVNHGSLSDRIRNRYGDTPEGIVESCMEFLRIFRKYDFHDIVISIKSSNTVVMVRSVRLLVAEMDKEGMQYPLHLGVTEAGEGEDGRIKSAVGIGALLADGIGDTIRVSLSEEPECEIPVAKYLTWYIRRHEKHLLIPAEQYAGFDYLHPKRRETVAAGNIGGENVPVVIATRKADQATAEVSSPELPKPDYIYVQGELPEKRVKKQKYILDYDAYMDLANSGKQSLENVYPIFPVTGMPFISAINSDVKFLVLKFGTPSEEFLACLKTHPEVVVVCMTSHQNRLGDQRALAHQLMIAGLKNPIIFAQMYQHSTTEEKEESCNSQQAETTTAKEKFQLEAAADMGALMMDGLTDGIWLMNNGNLSQEDVEQTAFGILQAGRLRMVKTEYISCPGCGRTLYDLRTTIARIKEATKGMTGLKVGIMGCIVNGPGEMADADYGYVGAGPKKVSLYRKQVCVEHNIPEEEAVERLLALIKADQER, from the coding sequence ATGATAGATTTATTCAACTTTGAAAGAAGGAAGACCTCTGTCACCCATGTTGGTGCACTCAACATCGGTGGTGAGAATCCTGTACGCGTACAATCAATGACAACAACTTCCACTGATGATACGGAAGGAAGTGTTGCACAAGCTAAGCGTATCATTGATGCAGGAGGAGAACTTGTACGCCTCACAACGCAGGGAAAGCGTGAGGCAGAGAACTTAAAGAATATCAATGCACAGCTTCGTGCTGATAATTATATGACGCCGCTCTGTGCTGACGTTCACTTCAATGCCAATGTAGCAGACGTGGCTGCACTCTATGCAGAGAAGGTTCGTATCAATCCGGGTAACTATGTCGATCCAGCCCGTACATTCAAAAAGCTGGAATATACCGATGAGGAATATGCCCAGGAACTACAGAAGATTGAGGATAGACTCGTTCCTTTCATCAACATCTGCAAGGAGAACCACACCGCTGTACGTATTGGTGTCAACCATGGTAGCCTCTCTGACCGTATTCGTAATCGATATGGCGATACGCCAGAAGGCATTGTAGAGAGCTGTATGGAGTTCCTCCGCATCTTCCGTAAGTACGACTTCCATGACATTGTCATCTCCATCAAGTCATCTAACACCGTTGTGATGGTTCGTTCCGTACGCCTTCTGGTGGCTGAAATGGACAAAGAAGGTATGCAGTATCCGCTCCACCTTGGAGTTACGGAGGCGGGTGAAGGTGAAGACGGACGTATAAAGAGTGCCGTAGGTATTGGAGCTTTGCTTGCTGATGGTATCGGTGATACCATTCGTGTATCTCTGAGTGAAGAGCCAGAGTGTGAGATTCCAGTGGCTAAATACCTCACATGGTATATCCGCCGACACGAGAAACATCTCCTCATACCTGCAGAACAATATGCTGGTTTTGATTATCTCCACCCTAAGCGACGTGAAACAGTGGCTGCAGGCAACATCGGTGGTGAGAATGTTCCTGTTGTTATTGCTACTCGAAAGGCTGATCAAGCAACTGCCGAGGTATCATCACCAGAGCTACCAAAGCCCGACTATATCTATGTACAGGGTGAATTGCCTGAGAAAAGGGTAAAGAAACAGAAGTATATCCTTGATTATGATGCCTATATGGACCTTGCCAACAGTGGTAAGCAGTCCTTAGAGAACGTCTATCCAATCTTCCCTGTGACGGGAATGCCTTTCATCAGTGCGATAAACAGTGATGTTAAGTTCCTCGTCTTGAAGTTTGGTACACCTTCAGAGGAGTTCCTTGCTTGTCTAAAAACACATCCAGAGGTGGTTGTGGTATGTATGACAAGCCATCAGAACCGACTCGGTGACCAGCGTGCATTGGCGCATCAACTGATGATAGCAGGACTGAAAAACCCTATTATCTTCGCCCAGATGTATCAGCATTCAACTACCGAGGAGAAGGAAGAAAGCTGTAACAGCCAACAGGCTGAGACAACTACGGCTAAAGAGAAGTTCCAATTAGAGGCTGCAGCAGATATGGGTGCACTGATGATGGACGGACTTACCGATGGTATCTGGCTGATGAACAATGGCAACCTCTCACAAGAGGATGTTGAGCAAACGGCTTTCGGTATTCTTCAAGCAGGTAGATTGCGCATGGTGAAGACCGAATACATCTCTTGCCCAGGCTGTGGACGTACGCTCTACGACCTCCGCACGACGATTGCCCGCATCAAAGAAGCTACCAAGGGAATGACAGGACTGAAGGTAGGTATCATGGGCTGTATCGTGAATGGTCCTGGTGAGATGGCTGATGCAGACTATGGATATGTGGGTGCAGGTCCAAAGAAGGTGAGCCTCTACCGCAAACAGGTATGCGTTGAGCACAATATTCCAGAAGAAGAGGCGGTTGAGCGATTGTTGGCATTAATCAAGGCAGATCAAGAGAGATAG
- the purE gene encoding 5-(carboxyamino)imidazole ribonucleotide mutase, producing the protein MKPLVSIIMGSTSDLPVMEKACKWLEEQEIPFEVNALSAHRTPDAVETFAKEAKGRGVKVIIAAAGMAAALPGVIAASTPLPVIGVPIKGMLDGLDALLSIVQMPPGIPVATVGVNGAQNAAILAAEMIALGDEAIAKKIDNWKASLGKKIEKANKELAEIKDYKFKC; encoded by the coding sequence ATGAAGCCATTAGTTAGTATTATCATGGGTTCAACAAGCGATTTACCCGTAATGGAAAAGGCTTGTAAGTGGTTGGAAGAGCAAGAGATACCTTTTGAGGTGAATGCGCTCTCAGCACATCGTACACCTGATGCAGTAGAGACTTTTGCTAAGGAAGCAAAAGGTCGTGGCGTGAAGGTAATCATTGCTGCAGCTGGTATGGCTGCTGCTTTACCTGGCGTTATTGCTGCCTCTACACCACTTCCAGTCATCGGTGTGCCTATCAAGGGTATGCTCGATGGTCTTGATGCCTTACTTTCTATCGTTCAGATGCCTCCTGGCATTCCAGTTGCTACTGTTGGCGTTAATGGAGCACAGAATGCTGCCATCCTTGCTGCAGAGATGATTGCACTCGGCGATGAGGCTATTGCCAAGAAGATTGACAACTGGAAGGCTTCCTTAGGAAAGAAGATAGAGAAAGCTAACAAGGAGTTGGCTGAGATAAAGGATTATAAGTTTAAGTGCTAA